A single genomic interval of Bradyrhizobium japonicum USDA 6 harbors:
- a CDS encoding DMT family transporter encodes MSAIQIVCAVAVPLLWGYQFVAIKVGVAEFPPLFFLALRFLAIALLLVPFVKRPTRAQFGPVAAISIFLGGLNFGLFYVGLGLGSGSMSAVAYQLATPFTVLLAWPLLAERPSLTTSAGVLLAFAGVVVLAAEPGLSANGFSLLLVVGAAFAFAVSNVLTKRYGPFDPLMLMGWSSLFTVPQVMLMSLLLEYGQLASLVTADGRGWLALAYTIFIGGIVGFGLWFWLIGRCSMGRVAPFGLLLPVFALASSVLFLGERMTPKLIAGGLLAISGVAMTQVRPGARTNAVNSPSATRQSAPSSCRRNA; translated from the coding sequence ATGTCTGCCATCCAGATCGTCTGCGCGGTAGCCGTTCCCCTGCTCTGGGGTTATCAGTTCGTGGCCATCAAGGTGGGCGTTGCGGAGTTTCCGCCGCTGTTCTTCCTCGCGCTGCGCTTCCTGGCCATCGCGCTGCTGCTCGTTCCGTTCGTCAAGAGGCCCACGCGCGCGCAGTTCGGCCCCGTCGCAGCCATTTCGATTTTCCTGGGCGGTCTGAACTTCGGGCTGTTCTACGTCGGTCTTGGGCTCGGCTCGGGCAGCATGTCGGCCGTCGCGTATCAACTCGCCACGCCCTTCACCGTCCTGCTGGCCTGGCCGTTGCTCGCCGAGCGGCCGTCTCTCACCACGTCCGCCGGCGTGCTGCTCGCATTCGCCGGCGTTGTCGTGCTGGCAGCGGAGCCTGGCCTGTCGGCCAACGGGTTTTCGCTGCTGCTTGTGGTCGGGGCGGCTTTCGCATTCGCGGTGTCCAACGTCCTGACGAAGCGCTATGGCCCTTTCGATCCCCTGATGCTGATGGGGTGGTCGTCGCTGTTCACGGTGCCGCAGGTCATGTTGATGTCGCTGCTGCTCGAATACGGACAGCTGGCGAGCCTCGTCACGGCGGATGGACGCGGCTGGCTGGCGCTCGCCTACACGATTTTCATCGGCGGAATTGTCGGGTTCGGCCTTTGGTTCTGGCTGATCGGGCGCTGCTCCATGGGCCGCGTCGCGCCGTTCGGCCTGTTGCTTCCGGTGTTCGCCTTGGCGTCGAGCGTGCTGTTCCTTGGCGAGCGCATGACCCCGAAGTTGATCGCCGGCGGGCTGCTCGCGATATCAGGCGTGGCGATGACACAGGTCAGGCCAGGCGCGCGGACCAATGCCGTCAATTCCCCGTCTGCAACTCGCCAAAGCGCTCCCAGCTCTTGCCGTCGAAACGCATGA
- a CDS encoding TetR family transcriptional regulator C-terminal domain-containing protein → MVARLSRHGTAGPASGHKTLAWQPLCRVRRQALALPARARSLHCRCHDTDGCRARPRREPVDALRAYLAGYVDRTSGANGRRGCLLVATAMELAGQDAEVGRRIAGFFRAMEARVADALFRAKLAGKLADGVDPASAAKILVCFVEGLRVVGKTAPARATSQATADALLDRFVR, encoded by the coding sequence CTGGTCGCGCGGCTATCACGCCACGGCACTGCCGGACCTGCTTCGGGCCACAAAACTCTCGCGTGGCAGCCTTTATGCCGCGTTCGGCGACAAGCACTCGCTCTTCCTGCGCGCGCTCGATCGCTACATTGCCGATGCCATGACACGGATGGATGTCGAGCTCGCCCCCGCAGGGAGCCGGTCGACGCCCTGCGGGCCTATCTTGCCGGCTATGTCGATCGCACCAGCGGCGCCAATGGCCGGCGCGGCTGCCTGCTGGTGGCCACGGCCATGGAGCTGGCCGGCCAGGATGCCGAAGTCGGTCGTCGCATCGCGGGCTTCTTCAGGGCCATGGAGGCCCGGGTGGCCGATGCCCTGTTCCGTGCGAAGCTGGCGGGCAAGCTGGCCGACGGTGTCGATCCCGCGAGTGCCGCCAAAATTCTCGTCTGTTTCGTCGAGGGCCTGCGCGTGGTCGGCAAGACGGCGCCGGCGCGAGCCACTTCGCAAGCCACCGCGGACGCTCTGCTCGATCGGTTCGTCAGGTAG
- a CDS encoding ABC transporter substrate-binding protein yields the protein MRLATALGALGAVSILFQPAASAAEMRGVTATEIKIGQTMPYSGPVSAFGALGKGEVGYFKMLNEKGGINGRKVNLISLDDSYAPPKSVEQTRRLVESDEVALIFSSIGTAHNTAIAKYLQSKNVPQLFIGSGASKFADIAQYPQATMGVQAPFRYEARLYARYALAKNPNAKFAVISQNDDYGRDYLAGLKDVLGEKYDSVVTGATYEIQDPTIDSQIVKLKASGADVFVIAATPKFAAQAIRKSFEIGWRPMTFLSNVAVWVSTVMEPAGLEAGTGILSTAYVKDPDDPAWKDDPGVKGWREFMTRYVPEADQHDTNYVNSYNSAMALEAVLKACGDDLSTENILKQAYAIRDLELPMLLPGIKVNTSPTDHVPVDQMQFMRFDGKSWERFGELQTGN from the coding sequence ATGCGTCTTGCGACGGCATTGGGCGCGCTTGGCGCCGTTTCAATCCTGTTCCAGCCTGCTGCTTCTGCCGCCGAGATGCGCGGCGTCACCGCGACCGAGATCAAGATAGGCCAGACCATGCCCTATAGCGGGCCGGTGTCGGCCTTCGGCGCGCTCGGCAAGGGCGAGGTCGGCTATTTCAAGATGCTGAACGAGAAGGGCGGCATCAACGGTCGCAAGGTCAATCTGATCTCGCTCGACGACAGCTACGCGCCGCCGAAATCGGTCGAGCAGACCCGCCGGCTGGTCGAGAGCGACGAGGTCGCGCTGATCTTCTCCTCGATCGGCACCGCCCACAACACCGCAATCGCAAAATATCTCCAGTCCAAGAACGTGCCGCAGCTCTTCATCGGCTCCGGCGCGTCGAAATTCGCCGACATCGCGCAATATCCGCAGGCGACGATGGGCGTGCAGGCGCCGTTCCGCTACGAGGCGCGGCTCTATGCGCGCTACGCGCTGGCGAAGAACCCGAACGCGAAATTCGCCGTGATCTCGCAGAACGACGACTACGGCCGCGATTATCTCGCAGGCCTCAAGGACGTGCTCGGCGAGAAATACGATAGCGTCGTGACTGGGGCGACCTACGAGATCCAGGACCCAACCATCGATTCCCAGATCGTGAAATTGAAAGCGTCGGGCGCGGACGTGTTCGTGATCGCGGCAACACCGAAATTCGCCGCGCAGGCGATCCGGAAGTCCTTCGAGATCGGCTGGCGGCCGATGACCTTCCTCTCCAACGTCGCCGTGTGGGTCTCGACCGTGATGGAGCCGGCGGGCCTCGAGGCCGGCACCGGCATTCTCTCGACCGCCTATGTGAAGGACCCCGACGATCCCGCCTGGAAGGACGATCCCGGCGTGAAGGGCTGGCGCGAGTTCATGACCAGATATGTGCCCGAGGCCGACCAGCACGACACCAACTACGTCAATTCCTACAACAGCGCGATGGCGCTGGAGGCGGTGCTGAAGGCCTGCGGCGATGATCTCTCGACCGAAAACATCTTGAAACAGGCCTATGCGATCCGCGATCTCGAATTGCCGATGCTGCTCCCCGGGATCAAGGTGAACACCAGCCCGACCGACCATGTGCCGGTCGACCAGATGCAGTTCATGCGTTTCGACGGCAAGAGCTGGGAGCGCTTTGGCGAGTTGCAGACGGGGAATTGA
- a CDS encoding alpha/beta fold hydrolase, whose amino-acid sequence MGQLQTFDSRVTMAAVVAAYDQEIPKTDGWLRQGSARSTRNRGTTEGIYLRHSSNAACLGEGAVLIGGRSLAYLQVGDPNGPLVLHNHGGPSSRLEAKVFASHALKLGLRFVCVDRPGQGKSDPQHGRNFAGWAADLEAIANAFETDRFAVTGWSEGGPWALAAAAYLDPAKLIHVTSIAPGSYGAFGTNWAAKDLSSTDAMGGFLALHFRPGFQLMYDLIDLAATRFPEQYKKALLKASCPADLAALADDDVLSAIVESGRECFRQGVDGLVTDAQMLYQQWPFDVTAIHRPVHLWQGSADTFVPYAVNKPLGERMPGAVWHEVADGGHFIASSHAGEILAVVANDLAATA is encoded by the coding sequence ATGGGCCAGTTGCAGACATTCGACAGCCGTGTGACCATGGCGGCCGTTGTTGCAGCCTACGATCAAGAAATTCCAAAAACAGATGGTTGGCTGAGACAAGGCTCCGCGAGATCGACGAGGAATCGAGGCACGACGGAGGGCATATATTTGAGACATTCAAGCAACGCTGCGTGCCTTGGCGAAGGTGCGGTCCTGATCGGCGGTCGATCACTAGCCTACCTTCAGGTCGGCGACCCGAACGGACCGCTCGTACTTCACAATCATGGCGGACCATCGAGCCGGCTGGAAGCCAAGGTTTTTGCGTCTCACGCGCTCAAACTTGGTTTGAGATTTGTGTGCGTGGACCGTCCAGGCCAAGGCAAATCAGATCCTCAACACGGTCGCAACTTCGCAGGCTGGGCCGCAGACCTGGAAGCGATTGCCAACGCTTTTGAGACCGATCGGTTTGCGGTCACGGGCTGGTCTGAGGGTGGTCCTTGGGCGCTCGCGGCAGCGGCGTACCTCGATCCCGCGAAGCTGATACACGTGACCAGCATCGCTCCCGGATCCTACGGCGCATTCGGTACGAATTGGGCAGCGAAGGATCTGTCCTCGACCGACGCCATGGGCGGGTTCCTTGCATTGCATTTCCGGCCGGGTTTCCAGCTCATGTATGACCTGATCGATCTCGCTGCGACGCGGTTTCCGGAGCAGTACAAGAAGGCATTGCTGAAGGCGAGCTGCCCCGCCGACCTCGCGGCGCTTGCTGATGACGATGTGTTGAGTGCGATCGTGGAGTCCGGACGCGAGTGTTTCCGGCAAGGCGTTGACGGTCTCGTGACCGATGCGCAGATGCTCTACCAACAGTGGCCATTCGACGTCACGGCGATCCATAGGCCGGTTCATCTGTGGCAAGGCAGCGCCGATACGTTTGTGCCTTACGCAGTCAACAAACCGCTGGGTGAGCGGATGCCTGGAGCGGTATGGCACGAAGTAGCCGATGGCGGGCACTTTATCGCGAGTTCACACGCCGGCGAAATATTGGCGGTCGTTGCCAACGATCTGGCAGCAACGGCGTGA